A section of the Microbulbifer pacificus genome encodes:
- a CDS encoding methylated-DNA--[protein]-cysteine S-methyltransferase: MIRYEIYPSAFGELGIAASETGLVGIDLQAGKRPLPVKQDWQRGATALTDLAAAQLQAYFSGERQAFDLPLDAAGTPFQQSVWRALCAIPYGETRNYRELAETIGNPKAVRAVARANGANPLSVVVPCHRVIGSDGTLTGYAGGLEMKARLLALEGALIG; this comes from the coding sequence ATGATCCGTTATGAAATTTACCCCAGCGCCTTTGGCGAGCTCGGTATTGCCGCCAGTGAAACCGGGTTGGTCGGAATCGATCTGCAGGCGGGCAAGCGGCCGCTGCCGGTGAAGCAAGACTGGCAGAGGGGGGCGACGGCGCTGACGGATTTGGCGGCGGCGCAGTTGCAGGCCTATTTCAGTGGCGAGCGACAGGCATTTGACTTGCCGCTGGATGCCGCCGGCACGCCGTTCCAGCAGTCCGTGTGGCGGGCGCTGTGTGCCATCCCCTACGGTGAGACCCGCAATTATCGCGAGCTGGCGGAGACTATCGGCAACCCCAAGGCGGTAAGGGCGGTGGCACGGGCGAACGGGGCCAACCCGCTGTCGGTTGTGGTGCCCTGTCACCGGGTGATCGGCTCCGACGGCACCCTGACCGGTTATGCCGGCGGGCTTGAGATGAAAGCGCGACTGCTGGCATTGGAGGGCGCGCTGATCGGCTGA
- a CDS encoding acetyl-CoA carboxylase carboxyltransferase subunit alpha: protein MKFSFLEFEQPIAELESKIKELQHVGDDNELNIAEEISRLREKSEKLTESIYSDLSPWQVVQVARHPQRPYAKDYIERIFTDWDELHGDRHFGDDKAIIAGIARLEGRPVAVIGEEKGRNVNEKVKRNFGMPKPEGYRKALRVMEMAERFKLPVLTLIDTPGAYPGIDSEERGISEAIAKNLAVMSRLRTPIICTVIGEGSSGGALAIGVGDQLNMLQYSTYFVISPEGCANIIWKTVEKAPLAAEAMGVTSGVLEELGIVDETIAEPLGGAHRDPDLMAARLRDRLSEQLDKLTAVPIEELLEKRYQRLMSYGNVTG, encoded by the coding sequence ATGAAGTTCAGTTTTCTAGAGTTTGAACAGCCGATTGCGGAACTGGAAAGCAAGATCAAGGAACTTCAGCATGTGGGCGACGACAATGAGCTCAACATCGCTGAGGAGATCTCCCGCCTGCGGGAAAAGAGCGAGAAGCTCACCGAATCCATCTATTCCGATCTGTCCCCCTGGCAGGTTGTGCAGGTTGCGCGCCACCCGCAGCGCCCCTACGCCAAGGACTATATCGAGCGCATCTTCACCGACTGGGATGAGCTGCACGGCGACCGCCATTTCGGCGACGACAAGGCGATCATCGCCGGTATCGCGCGCCTGGAAGGGCGCCCGGTAGCGGTCATTGGCGAAGAGAAGGGCCGAAACGTCAACGAGAAAGTGAAGCGCAACTTCGGCATGCCGAAGCCTGAGGGTTACCGCAAGGCGCTGCGCGTGATGGAAATGGCCGAGCGCTTCAAGCTGCCGGTACTGACCCTGATCGACACTCCCGGGGCCTATCCGGGCATCGACAGCGAAGAGCGCGGTATTTCCGAGGCCATTGCCAAGAACCTGGCGGTGATGTCACGCCTGCGCACGCCGATCATCTGCACCGTGATCGGTGAAGGTTCTTCCGGTGGCGCGCTGGCCATTGGTGTGGGCGACCAGCTGAACATGCTGCAGTACTCCACCTACTTTGTGATTTCCCCGGAAGGCTGTGCCAACATCATCTGGAAAACCGTGGAGAAGGCGCCACTGGCAGCCGAGGCCATGGGGGTGACTTCTGGCGTGCTGGAAGAGCTGGGTATCGTTGATGAAACCATTGCCGAGCCCCTCGGCGGCGCGCACCGCGATCCCGACCTGATGGCGGCCCGCCTGCGGGATCGCCTGTCCGAGCAGCTGGACAAACTCACCGCAGTGCCGATTGAGGAGTTGCTGGAGAAGCGTTACCAGCGCCTGATGAGTTACGGCAACGTAACCGGCTGA
- a CDS encoding gamma carbonic anhydrase family protein, producing MLYRLGDKQPQLEGEGHYIAPGAQVIGNVLLKPHSSVWFNAVIRGDNDLITIGERANIQDGSVLHTDPGVPLTVGTGVTVGHKVTLHGCQIGEYSLVGMNAVVLNGAKVGKCCIIGANALVTENAQIPDYSLVLGSPGKVVKTLDESMFELLKASSEIYVANGKRFSEELVPIEV from the coding sequence ATGCTGTACAGATTGGGCGATAAGCAGCCGCAGCTTGAAGGTGAGGGACACTATATTGCCCCCGGTGCCCAGGTGATCGGCAATGTGTTGCTAAAACCCCACAGTTCGGTGTGGTTTAACGCGGTGATTCGCGGTGACAACGACCTGATCACCATTGGTGAGCGCGCGAATATTCAGGACGGCTCGGTGCTGCACACCGACCCGGGCGTGCCGTTAACCGTGGGCACCGGGGTGACGGTTGGTCACAAGGTGACACTGCACGGCTGCCAGATCGGGGAGTACTCCCTGGTGGGCATGAATGCGGTGGTGCTGAACGGCGCCAAAGTGGGCAAGTGCTGCATTATCGGTGCAAATGCGCTGGTGACCGAGAATGCGCAGATCCCGGATTATTCGCTGGTGCTGGGAAGCCCGGGCAAGGTGGTAAAGACGCTGGACGAGTCCATGTTCGAGCTATTGAAAGCGAGTAGCGAGATCTACGTCGCCAACGGCAAGCGGTTTTCGGAAGAGCTGGTGCCGATTGAGGTGTGA
- a CDS encoding DUF1289 domain-containing protein has translation MTESDWSRVKDQEPEPAFEFPVKSPCVSVCALNREDICEGCFRSGTEISQWGRMNNAEKKQVLAKCHERAVQMRRVWWSD, from the coding sequence ATGACTGAGAGCGATTGGAGCCGGGTGAAAGACCAGGAGCCGGAGCCGGCATTTGAGTTCCCGGTGAAATCCCCTTGTGTATCGGTGTGCGCGTTGAATCGCGAGGATATCTGTGAGGGCTGTTTCCGCTCCGGTACTGAAATCAGCCAGTGGGGGCGGATGAATAACGCCGAGAAAAAACAGGTGCTGGCCAAGTGCCATGAGCGTGCGGTTCAGATGCGCCGGGTTTGGTGGTCTGACTGA
- a CDS encoding AlkA N-terminal domain-containing protein, with product MRLDPAICSSARLARDRRFDGRFFTAVKTTGIFCRPICPARPPLERNVTYYATAAEAANAGFRPCLRCRPDAAPGSPAWGLVSTTVQRALNLMRREREAHSIEELAERLGITSRYLRKLFAEHIGLSPLQVWQTERALFAFSLLRDTSLPIADIAFAAGFNSLRRFNGVFKAIYQRTPTEVRRERATVAADEKHAEAEPVNIYLSYRPPLDWPGLLGFFAARALPGVEQVIAGDTPEQGVYQRSFRLQGQRGVLRVAHEPDKDRLRVSVYGEGCGAVLFPLREKLRQLFDLDADSEEIRGHLQSDPLLRRVLQVNPGVRLPGAWDPFEYTLRAIFGQQISVAAATTIAGRVANRYGESFNAPGGDSLVLFPSAEQLRDADFSDIGVTRTRAKTLQHFVAATRRGEIDFDQPDLDDFCAQMTALPGIGDWTAHYTAMRGLSMPDAFPASDLGILIALGKESGAERKATPKQALARAESWRPWRAYAALLLWQSLKLSPSTGDNK from the coding sequence ATGCGGCTCGACCCGGCAATCTGTTCCAGCGCGCGTCTCGCCCGTGACCGGCGCTTCGATGGGCGTTTTTTCACCGCGGTGAAGACTACCGGCATCTTTTGCCGGCCTATCTGTCCAGCGCGGCCGCCGCTGGAGCGCAATGTGACTTACTATGCGACGGCAGCCGAAGCGGCAAACGCCGGTTTTCGTCCCTGCCTGCGCTGCCGCCCGGATGCAGCTCCCGGCAGTCCCGCCTGGGGGCTTGTCTCCACCACCGTCCAGCGCGCGCTGAACCTGATGCGGCGGGAGCGGGAGGCGCATTCCATTGAGGAGCTGGCGGAGCGGCTTGGCATTACCAGCCGGTATCTGCGCAAACTCTTTGCCGAACACATCGGCCTCAGCCCATTGCAGGTCTGGCAGACCGAACGCGCCCTGTTTGCGTTCAGCCTGTTGCGGGACACCAGTCTGCCCATTGCGGATATCGCGTTTGCCGCAGGCTTCAACAGCCTGCGTAGGTTCAATGGTGTGTTTAAAGCCATCTACCAGCGCACGCCGACGGAAGTGCGTCGGGAGCGCGCGACGGTGGCTGCGGATGAGAAGCATGCAGAAGCGGAGCCGGTGAACATCTACCTGAGTTACCGACCGCCGCTGGACTGGCCCGGGTTGCTGGGCTTCTTTGCCGCGCGGGCGCTGCCCGGGGTGGAGCAGGTCATTGCCGGTGATACACCGGAGCAGGGGGTATACCAGCGCAGCTTCCGGCTGCAGGGGCAGCGTGGTGTGTTGCGCGTGGCCCACGAGCCGGACAAAGACCGGCTGCGGGTCAGTGTGTATGGCGAGGGCTGTGGTGCGGTGCTGTTCCCTCTGCGGGAAAAGCTGCGGCAGCTGTTTGACCTGGATGCCGATAGCGAAGAAATCCGCGGACATTTGCAGTCTGATCCGCTGTTGCGGCGGGTGTTGCAGGTGAACCCCGGGGTGCGCTTGCCCGGTGCCTGGGATCCATTCGAATACACCCTGCGGGCCATTTTCGGCCAGCAGATCTCCGTCGCCGCGGCCACCACCATCGCCGGGCGCGTGGCCAACCGCTACGGTGAGTCTTTTAATGCGCCCGGCGGCGATTCGCTGGTGCTGTTCCCATCTGCGGAACAGCTGCGCGATGCAGATTTTTCCGATATCGGTGTCACCCGCACCCGCGCCAAGACCCTGCAGCACTTCGTGGCCGCAACACGGCGTGGTGAGATCGACTTCGACCAGCCGGATCTGGATGACTTCTGCGCGCAGATGACCGCATTGCCGGGTATCGGTGACTGGACTGCGCACTATACGGCGATGCGCGGTCTCTCCATGCCCGATGCCTTTCCGGCATCCGATCTGGGCATCCTGATTGCGCTCGGCAAGGAGAGCGGGGCAGAGCGCAAGGCAACGCCGAAACAGGCGCTGGCCCGCGCGGAATCCTGGCGCCCCTGGCGAGCTTATGCGGCGCTCCTGCTGTGGCAATCCCTGAAACTGAGCCCGTCCACGGGAGACAATAAATGA
- the dnaE gene encoding DNA polymerase III subunit alpha, with product MTQPFVHLRIHSEYSLIDGLVRIKPLIGRLAELEMPAAAITDQTNFYAQVKFYKACLGAGIKPITGADFWLREGGEEQPTLLTLYALNTTGYRNITELISRAWMEGQYHGHAYIQREWVKEYAEGVLMLSGAKYGDVGRALIAGRNSQAEALANEWASIFPGRYYLELQRTGRPGDEEYLHAAVKLAGQLNLPVVATNDVRFLEDSEFEAHEVRVCIREGRTLDDPRRERRYSSEQYLRSPEEMCELFKDLPEALENTVEIARRCSAPIQLGKYFLPQFPIPEGMTENEFFEKVSFDGLYDRLETILDKSAPDYEARKKVYEDRLRFELDIVIQMGFPGYFLIVMDFIQWAKDHNIPVGPGRGSGAGSLIAYSQKITDLDPLQYDLLFERFLNPERVSMPDFDVDFCMEKRDRVINYVAENYGRNAVSQIITFGTMAAKAVVRDVARVQGKSYGLADKLSKMIPADVGMTLQKAFEQEEVLREFLENDEEGQEIWEMALQLEGVARNVGKHAGGVVIAPTKLTDFAPLYCDETGAGLVTQFDKNDVEDAGLVKFDFLGLRTLTIIDWAKVMVDEQRAREGLEPLVIETLPLDDEETFKLIKRAETTAVFQLESRGMKDLIKRLQPDNLEDMIALVALFRPGPLQSGMVDDFINRKHGRAQVAYPDAKYQHEKLKPILEPTYGVIVYQEQVMQIAQELAGYTLGGADMLRRAMGKKKPEEMAKQRSTFEDGAKSEGVDPELAMKIFDLVEKFAGYGFNKSHSAAYALVSYQTAWLKAHYPAQFMAATMSSDMDKTDKVVTFIEECRAMKLDLVPPDVNLGNYQFSVPVSDNGDNRIIYGLGAIKGLGEGPIENIISERQKNGPFTDLFDFCSRIDPRKVNKRALEALVRSGALDSIGPDASGDDGLNYSRAVLFDALDEAVKAAEQQSKNDSAGMMDLFGEVVRTASDGDVYQDFRGARPWSIRERLEGEKNTLGLYLTGHPIDEYEDELKHLVQARIADLKPGRDNQKVAGLVVGMRVMKTKRGDSMAIVTLDDRSARIEAAVFSEAFGQHREKLVKDSLLVLEGSISHDDYSGGLKMSVNSVSTLDDLRSGSVIGVTLKIDSAQALPKMGQRLSACLRPYVGGNCPILVEVERSDARGTFRLADEWKVEPNDQLIQSLREVVGRERVKLNYTQRQ from the coding sequence ATGACCCAACCCTTCGTACATTTAAGAATCCACTCCGAGTACTCCCTGATCGATGGCCTGGTGCGGATCAAGCCGTTGATCGGTCGTCTGGCGGAACTGGAGATGCCCGCAGCGGCCATCACCGACCAGACCAACTTCTACGCGCAGGTAAAGTTTTACAAAGCCTGTCTCGGTGCCGGAATCAAGCCCATCACCGGTGCGGATTTCTGGCTGCGCGAGGGCGGGGAGGAGCAGCCGACGCTGCTGACCCTGTACGCACTGAATACCACCGGTTACCGCAATATCACCGAGCTGATCTCCCGTGCTTGGATGGAAGGGCAGTACCACGGGCATGCGTATATCCAGCGTGAGTGGGTGAAAGAGTACGCGGAAGGTGTGCTGATGCTCTCCGGCGCCAAGTACGGCGATGTGGGCCGCGCGCTGATTGCCGGGCGCAACTCACAGGCGGAGGCGCTGGCGAATGAGTGGGCGTCGATTTTCCCCGGCCGTTACTATCTCGAGTTACAGCGCACCGGTCGTCCCGGCGATGAAGAATACCTGCACGCGGCGGTGAAGCTCGCGGGCCAGCTCAATCTGCCGGTAGTGGCCACCAACGATGTGCGCTTCCTGGAAGACAGCGAGTTCGAAGCCCACGAAGTGCGCGTGTGTATCCGCGAGGGCCGCACCCTGGACGATCCTCGTCGCGAACGCCGCTATTCATCAGAACAGTATCTGCGCTCCCCGGAAGAAATGTGCGAGCTGTTCAAGGACCTGCCGGAAGCGCTGGAAAATACCGTGGAAATCGCGCGCCGCTGTTCGGCGCCGATCCAGCTGGGCAAGTACTTCCTGCCGCAGTTCCCGATCCCCGAAGGCATGACCGAAAACGAGTTTTTCGAGAAGGTCTCGTTCGACGGACTCTACGATCGCCTGGAAACCATTCTCGACAAATCCGCGCCGGATTACGAAGCGCGCAAGAAGGTGTACGAAGACCGCCTGCGCTTCGAGCTGGATATCGTGATCCAGATGGGGTTCCCCGGCTACTTCCTGATCGTGATGGACTTTATCCAGTGGGCCAAGGATCACAATATTCCGGTGGGCCCGGGGCGGGGCTCCGGTGCGGGCTCGCTGATTGCCTATTCGCAGAAGATTACCGACCTGGACCCGCTGCAGTACGACCTTCTGTTCGAACGTTTCCTGAACCCGGAGCGGGTATCCATGCCCGACTTCGACGTCGACTTCTGTATGGAGAAGCGCGACCGGGTGATCAACTACGTAGCGGAAAACTACGGCCGCAACGCGGTAAGCCAGATCATCACCTTCGGTACCATGGCCGCGAAGGCGGTGGTGCGCGACGTGGCGCGGGTGCAGGGCAAGTCCTACGGCCTCGCCGACAAGCTCTCGAAGATGATTCCCGCCGATGTGGGTATGACCCTGCAGAAGGCATTCGAGCAGGAAGAGGTGCTGCGCGAGTTCCTCGAGAACGACGAGGAGGGCCAGGAAATCTGGGAGATGGCGCTGCAGCTTGAGGGTGTGGCGCGTAACGTCGGTAAGCACGCCGGTGGTGTGGTAATCGCCCCCACCAAGCTCACGGATTTTGCGCCGCTCTACTGTGACGAGACCGGTGCCGGCCTGGTAACCCAGTTCGACAAGAACGACGTGGAAGACGCGGGCCTGGTGAAGTTCGACTTCCTCGGTCTGCGCACCCTGACCATCATCGACTGGGCGAAGGTGATGGTGGACGAACAGCGCGCGCGCGAAGGCCTGGAGCCGCTGGTCATCGAAACGCTGCCGCTGGACGACGAAGAAACATTCAAACTGATCAAGCGCGCCGAGACTACTGCGGTATTCCAGCTGGAATCCCGCGGCATGAAGGACCTGATCAAGCGCCTGCAGCCGGACAACCTCGAGGACATGATCGCCCTGGTGGCGCTGTTCCGCCCGGGGCCGCTGCAGTCGGGCATGGTGGACGACTTCATCAACCGCAAGCACGGCCGCGCGCAGGTGGCCTACCCGGATGCCAAGTACCAGCACGAAAAACTGAAACCGATTCTCGAGCCCACCTACGGCGTTATCGTTTACCAGGAACAGGTAATGCAGATCGCCCAGGAACTCGCGGGCTATACCCTCGGCGGCGCGGACATGCTGCGCCGGGCCATGGGTAAGAAAAAGCCCGAGGAGATGGCGAAGCAGCGCAGTACCTTCGAGGACGGCGCCAAGTCCGAGGGCGTCGACCCGGAACTGGCGATGAAGATCTTCGACCTGGTGGAGAAGTTCGCCGGTTACGGCTTCAACAAATCGCACTCCGCGGCCTACGCGCTGGTGTCTTATCAGACCGCGTGGCTGAAGGCACATTATCCCGCACAGTTTATGGCCGCCACCATGTCGTCGGACATGGACAAGACCGACAAGGTGGTGACGTTCATCGAAGAATGCCGGGCGATGAAACTGGACCTGGTGCCGCCGGATGTGAACCTCGGTAACTACCAGTTCTCCGTTCCTGTCTCCGACAATGGCGACAACCGTATCATTTACGGCCTCGGCGCCATCAAGGGGCTGGGTGAAGGCCCGATCGAAAACATCATCAGCGAACGGCAGAAAAACGGGCCGTTCACGGACCTGTTCGATTTCTGTTCCCGCATCGACCCGCGCAAGGTCAACAAGCGCGCGCTGGAAGCGCTGGTGCGCTCCGGTGCCCTCGACAGCATTGGCCCCGACGCGTCCGGCGACGACGGCCTGAATTACTCTCGTGCCGTGCTGTTCGACGCGCTGGACGAAGCGGTGAAAGCCGCGGAACAGCAGAGCAAGAACGACAGCGCCGGCATGATGGACCTGTTCGGCGAGGTGGTGCGCACCGCGTCCGATGGCGACGTCTACCAGGATTTCCGCGGCGCGCGTCCGTGGAGCATCCGCGAGCGTCTTGAAGGCGAGAAGAACACCCTCGGCCTGTACCTCACCGGCCACCCCATCGACGAGTACGAGGACGAACTCAAGCACCTGGTACAGGCGCGTATCGCAGACCTGAAACCCGGGCGCGACAACCAGAAGGTGGCGGGCCTGGTGGTGGGCATGCGGGTGATGAAGACCAAGCGCGGCGATTCCATGGCGATCGTCACCCTGGATGACCGCAGCGCGCGCATCGAGGCAGCGGTGTTCAGCGAGGCATTCGGCCAGCACCGGGAAAAACTGGTGAAGGATTCGCTGCTGGTGCTGGAAGGCTCCATCTCCCACGACGATTACAGCGGCGGCCTGAAAATGAGCGTGAACAGTGTGTCCACGCTGGACGATCTGCGCAGTGGCAGTGTGATCGGGGTGACGCTCAAGATCGACAGCGCCCAGGCACTGCCGAAAATGGGGCAGCGCCTGAGCGCCTGCCTGCGGCCGTATGTGGGTGGAAACTGCCCGATTCTGGTGGAAGTGGAGCGCAGCGATGCGCGCGGTACCTTCCGCCTGGCGGACGAGTGGAAGGTGGAGCCAAACGACCAGTTGATCCAGTCCCTGCGGGAGGTGGTCGGCCGTGAACGGGTCAAGCTCAACTACACTCAACGGCAATGA